A region of the Agrobacterium sp. RAC06 genome:
GACGCCGTCTGCCCGGATCACCGGTGGACCCATGGTCGAGGCCGGGAAATTGCCATCGGCGATGACGATCTCGTCGCCATGACCCATAGTCGCAATGGCGTGCAGCAGGTCAGGTCCCAGCAGAGGATGGATGCCCTTCAGCATAGTGCGCTCCCTATTCCCGCACCGGCGCGTCGCCGAGCGGCGGTGCGACCAGCGTATGCGCTTCGAAGGGAGCAAAGGCGGAAGCCGGCAGTTCCTCTGATGTCAGCGCCATGTTGCGATGAAGGCTTTCCGGCTTTGCCGTGCCGATGATGACAGAGGCAACGGCCGAATGGTGCAGCGGGAACTGCATTGCAAACTGGGCGAGCGGCTTGCCGGCCTGTTTCGCCAGGTCTTCCATCGCGCGCACCTTGCCAAGTACCTCATCCGTTGCGGGGGTGTAGTCGAAATGCGCGCCCGGAACGGCTCCTGTCGCCAGAATGCCCGAATTGAACACACCGCCGGCGGTGATCGAGGTGCCACGCTTTTCGCAGAGCGGCAGCAGTTCCTCGACGGCGGAGCGATCGAGCAGCGAATAGCGCCCGGCCATCAGGATGACGTCGATATCGATGTCCGCCATCATCTCCAGGCAGGCGGGTACCTCGTTGACGCCGAGACCGAAGGCCTTGATGGCGCCTGATGATTTGAGTTCGTCGAGCGCCTTGTAACCGCCATCACGGAGCTGCTTCACATAGCGATCGTTGGCCTCGCGGCCATGTGTGTAAACGCCGATATCGTGGACATAGAGGATGTCGATGCGGTTGAGGCCGAGGCGGGCATAGCT
Encoded here:
- a CDS encoding aldo/keto reductase; this encodes MKTRRIGKTALEVTEYSFGTAPLGGLYRPCPRDVGIATLQAAWDHGIRYFDTAPHYGFGQAERYVGDFLRDKPEDSYVLSTKVGRLLAPVPKDQIPNVGFVDPLPFKLVYDYSYDGIMRSVDFSYARLGLNRIDILYVHDIGVYTHGREANDRYVKQLRDGGYKALDELKSSGAIKAFGLGVNEVPACLEMMADIDIDVILMAGRYSLLDRSAVEELLPLCEKRGTSITAGGVFNSGILATGAVPGAHFDYTPATDEVLGKVRAMEDLAKQAGKPLAQFAMQFPLHHSAVASVIIGTAKPESLHRNMALTSEELPASAFAPFEAHTLVAPPLGDAPVRE